The Exiguobacterium acetylicum genome includes a window with the following:
- a CDS encoding M20 family metallopeptidase, translated as MTTPVRTTWVETIEQDIEQKRESYLETSHRIHATPEIGNEEFFASRLHAERLTAEGFTVELGVAGHETAFFAKKSSDRPGATIAFLAEYDALPGIGHACGHNIIGTTSVAAAIALSKVLDEVGGSVVVLGTPAEEGGPNGSAKGSFVKHQLLEGIDAALMVHPSGQTRITGSSLAVDPLDFAFTGRPAHAAASPEEGINALDAVIQLFNGINALRQQLPDDVRIHGIITHGGDAPNIIPEYAKARFFIRATTRERLNAVTEKVKAVAQGAALATGATLDVIAFQNEVDNLVFNRTFDRLFQEEAEALGQVVHLDERPGLGSTDAGNISQVIPTIHPYIKIGPDDLVAHTEAFKEAARSEEGDEALIAGAKILARTALRVLADERTRGAIAQEFHDRKNGYL; from the coding sequence ATGACGACACCAGTACGCACGACATGGGTAGAGACGATTGAACAGGACATCGAACAAAAACGAGAATCGTATCTTGAGACAAGTCACCGGATTCATGCGACACCGGAAATCGGTAACGAAGAATTCTTTGCTTCGCGACTCCATGCAGAACGCCTGACGGCTGAAGGCTTTACGGTAGAACTTGGTGTCGCGGGGCACGAGACGGCGTTCTTTGCGAAAAAGTCGAGCGATCGACCAGGTGCGACGATTGCCTTTCTGGCTGAATATGATGCGTTGCCAGGCATCGGTCACGCATGCGGACATAACATCATCGGAACGACGAGTGTTGCAGCAGCGATTGCGCTCAGTAAAGTACTCGATGAAGTTGGCGGGAGTGTCGTCGTCCTCGGGACCCCGGCTGAAGAAGGAGGACCAAATGGCAGTGCAAAAGGCAGTTTCGTCAAACATCAGTTGCTTGAGGGGATTGACGCAGCCCTGATGGTCCATCCGTCGGGACAAACACGGATCACCGGTTCATCGCTTGCGGTCGACCCACTCGATTTTGCTTTTACTGGTCGTCCGGCACATGCAGCGGCATCACCGGAAGAAGGCATCAACGCACTTGATGCGGTCATTCAGCTCTTTAACGGAATCAATGCCCTGCGGCAACAACTGCCGGACGACGTCCGGATCCACGGGATCATCACCCATGGCGGTGATGCACCGAACATTATTCCGGAATATGCAAAAGCACGTTTCTTCATCCGGGCGACGACACGGGAACGACTCAATGCCGTCACAGAGAAAGTCAAAGCGGTCGCACAAGGTGCGGCACTTGCGACAGGAGCGACGCTTGACGTCATCGCCTTCCAAAATGAAGTCGATAACCTCGTCTTCAACCGGACATTCGACCGTCTCTTCCAAGAAGAAGCAGAGGCGCTTGGACAAGTCGTGCACCTTGACGAACGACCAGGTCTCGGATCGACAGACGCTGGCAACATCAGCCAAGTCATCCCAACGATCCATCCGTACATCAAGATTGGACCAGACGATCTCGTTGCGCATACAGAAGCCTTTAAGGAAGCTGCTCGTTCAGAAGAAGGGGATGAGGCATTGATTGCAGGGGCGAAAATTCTTGCTCGGACAGCACTTCGTGTCCTTGCCGATGAACGGACGCGCGGGGCGATTGCCCAAGAATTCCATGACCGGAAGAACGGGTATTTATAA
- a CDS encoding MetQ/NlpA family ABC transporter substrate-binding protein, with amino-acid sequence MKKAVAIGATLTTILFAGCSASGEDEKTIKLGVSGSDTQVWDYVAKKAEKEGIKIELVKFSDYVQPNMALAEGEIDANAFQTISYFNAFKKEHKLKLSPIATTVIAPMGIYSDKYKDVKDIPVGGKIAVPNEATNMGRALLLLQEAGLIKLPDDFDGNGSVDKIVENPKKLKIVPIVAGQTPRVLPDVAASIINNGIAVDAGFNPIKDSIVHENETAKPYINIIATRTEDKNKKELKKIASLYQQKDVAAFIKKEYKGSTIPTFVPLSDIGE; translated from the coding sequence ATGAAAAAAGCAGTAGCGATTGGAGCAACACTAACGACGATTTTATTTGCCGGGTGCTCAGCATCAGGAGAAGACGAAAAGACGATTAAACTCGGGGTCAGCGGTTCGGACACTCAAGTTTGGGACTACGTCGCGAAAAAAGCGGAAAAGGAGGGCATCAAAATCGAGCTCGTCAAGTTCTCTGATTATGTCCAGCCAAACATGGCACTGGCTGAGGGCGAGATCGACGCCAATGCTTTCCAGACGATTTCCTACTTCAACGCCTTCAAGAAGGAACATAAGTTGAAGCTATCACCGATCGCAACGACTGTCATTGCACCGATGGGCATCTACTCAGATAAATACAAGGACGTCAAAGACATTCCAGTTGGTGGGAAGATCGCCGTTCCGAACGAAGCGACGAACATGGGACGTGCCCTCTTGTTACTCCAAGAAGCCGGTCTGATCAAGTTACCGGACGACTTTGACGGCAATGGTTCAGTCGATAAGATTGTCGAGAATCCGAAGAAACTGAAAATCGTCCCGATCGTCGCCGGGCAAACACCACGCGTCTTACCAGACGTCGCTGCATCGATCATCAACAATGGCATTGCCGTCGACGCGGGCTTCAACCCGATCAAGGACTCGATCGTCCATGAGAACGAAACAGCAAAACCGTATATCAATATCATCGCGACACGGACGGAAGACAAGAATAAAAAAGAGCTGAAGAAAATCGCGTCGCTCTATCAACAAAAGGATGTCGCAGCCTTCATCAAAAAAGAATATAAAGGCAGTACGATCCCGACGTTCGTTCCACTAAGCGACATCGGCGAATAA
- a CDS encoding methionine ABC transporter permease, whose amino-acid sequence MLVNYSDIWTAFLQTMTMVSVSLLFSTLIGLPLGILLVVTRKGALLENVPLFTFFNSIVNIFRSIPFIILLVAIIPLTRLIVQTSIGTEAAIVPLVFYAAPYMARLIESSLLEVDKGVLEAAEAMGATPFQTIFRFLLPEALGSLVLNLTIATVGLIGASAMAGAIGGGGLGDLAITYGYQRFDTKVMIITVGILVILVQGLQTTGNIVARKIRRH is encoded by the coding sequence ATGCTAGTTAACTACAGTGATATCTGGACAGCATTTTTGCAAACGATGACGATGGTATCCGTCTCACTCTTATTCTCGACCTTGATCGGCTTACCGCTCGGTATCCTGCTTGTCGTCACACGGAAAGGCGCATTACTTGAGAACGTCCCGCTGTTCACGTTTTTCAATAGCATCGTCAATATCTTCCGCTCAATTCCGTTTATCATCTTACTCGTCGCGATCATCCCGTTGACGCGGTTGATCGTCCAGACGTCGATCGGAACCGAAGCTGCCATCGTTCCACTCGTCTTTTACGCCGCACCGTATATGGCACGGCTGATCGAGAGTTCCTTGCTAGAAGTCGATAAAGGTGTCCTTGAAGCAGCAGAAGCGATGGGGGCAACGCCATTCCAAACGATTTTCCGTTTCCTTCTACCGGAAGCGCTCGGTTCGCTCGTTCTTAACTTGACGATCGCAACGGTCGGCTTGATCGGAGCGTCAGCGATGGCAGGCGCAATCGGTGGCGGTGGTCTTGGTGATTTAGCAATTACGTACGGTTATCAACGGTTCGACACGAAAGTCATGATCATCACGGTCGGGATTCTCGTCATCTTAGTCCAGGGGTTACAGACGACAGGTAATATCGTCGCACGAAAAATCAGAAGACATTAA
- a CDS encoding methionine ABC transporter ATP-binding protein codes for MIAFHQIKKTYVTKDQTIAALDGVDLTIEKGEIFGVIGFSGAGKSSLLRCVNLLERPTSGTVTVDGEDLTQLSPKKLRQAKQRIGMIFQHFNLLNANTVFTNVAKPLVLAGVKKDEIRRRVTELLEFVDLADKADHYPDQLSGGQKQRVGIARALATQPSVLLCDEATSALDPQTTHHILQLLKRINAEYGITILLITHEMGVIREICDRVAVIEAGKLIESGTVFDVFSNPQTETAKNFVRSVMHDEIPASIRQLIESRNANPIYKIHFLGHHTGQPLLSQVAKRFDVDVNILHGSITELQETPFGTLLVELIGETTEVKRALQYIDQAQVTVEEVLAHAS; via the coding sequence ATGATTGCATTTCATCAAATCAAAAAAACGTACGTCACGAAGGATCAGACAATCGCAGCGCTCGACGGTGTCGACCTGACGATCGAGAAAGGCGAAATCTTCGGTGTCATCGGCTTTAGTGGTGCCGGAAAAAGTTCATTGCTCCGCTGCGTCAATCTGTTAGAACGACCGACGTCAGGAACGGTGACGGTCGACGGGGAAGATTTGACACAACTATCACCAAAAAAATTACGGCAAGCAAAACAGCGGATCGGGATGATCTTTCAGCACTTCAATCTATTGAATGCGAACACGGTCTTTACGAATGTCGCGAAGCCACTCGTTCTCGCAGGCGTCAAAAAAGATGAGATTCGCCGCCGGGTGACGGAGTTACTCGAGTTCGTGGATCTCGCGGATAAGGCGGATCATTACCCAGATCAATTATCTGGTGGACAAAAGCAACGTGTCGGCATCGCTCGGGCACTAGCAACGCAACCATCCGTCCTCTTATGTGACGAAGCGACGTCAGCGCTCGATCCCCAGACGACACATCATATTCTCCAGTTATTAAAACGAATCAATGCCGAATACGGCATCACGATTCTCTTGATTACCCATGAGATGGGTGTCATCCGTGAGATTTGTGACCGGGTCGCCGTCATCGAAGCCGGGAAGTTAATCGAGTCAGGAACGGTCTTTGATGTCTTCTCAAATCCGCAGACCGAGACGGCGAAAAACTTCGTCCGGTCCGTCATGCATGACGAGATTCCAGCATCGATTCGCCAGTTGATCGAGTCACGGAATGCGAATCCGATCTATAAGATTCATTTCCTCGGTCATCACACAGGGCAGCCGCTCTTGTCACAAGTCGCGAAACGCTTCGATGTTGATGTCAACATCCTGCACGGTAGCATCACGGAGTTGCAGGAGACGCCGTTCGGTACACTACTCGTCGAGTTGATCGGTGAGACGACTGAAGTGAAACGAGCGTTACAGTACATTGATCAGGCACAAGTGACCGTCGAGGAGGTGCTTGCTCATGCTAGTTAA
- a CDS encoding alpha/beta hydrolase — protein sequence MMNYPVLTGAEAFYLQGGPIGILICHGFNATPQSVRDVGEAFAAEGFTVYAPRLRGHGTNVREFEQSTARCWKQSLQDGYARLQETCDQVFVIGQSMGATLALSLAADGIPFAGIITINAALSVPSYEALSFDDGPEYLPEGAPDIKRAAFEIIYDLVPSRCAFELVRLMDETKGRLGSILLPTLILYSATDHVVPPSSSDYLHQHIGTNDKRSYCLLNSYHVATLDHDQDLIVRETIRFIERSSRFSKEIS from the coding sequence ATGATGAACTATCCTGTATTGACTGGTGCTGAAGCATTTTATCTTCAAGGTGGACCGATCGGCATTCTAATCTGTCATGGTTTTAACGCGACTCCGCAAAGTGTCCGGGACGTCGGCGAGGCATTTGCTGCTGAAGGATTCACTGTCTATGCACCGCGCCTACGTGGACACGGAACGAACGTCCGTGAGTTCGAACAATCGACTGCTCGATGTTGGAAGCAGAGCCTGCAAGACGGCTATGCACGGTTACAAGAAACATGCGATCAAGTCTTCGTTATCGGTCAATCGATGGGGGCGACGCTTGCACTGTCGCTTGCCGCTGACGGGATTCCGTTTGCCGGCATCATTACAATCAATGCTGCACTTTCCGTTCCATCCTATGAAGCACTTTCGTTTGACGACGGTCCCGAGTACTTACCGGAAGGGGCGCCGGACATCAAACGAGCAGCCTTTGAAATCATCTATGATCTCGTTCCGAGCCGTTGTGCGTTCGAACTCGTCCGTCTGATGGATGAGACAAAAGGACGCCTTGGATCGATCCTCCTCCCGACGTTGATTCTTTACTCGGCGACGGATCACGTCGTTCCACCGTCGAGCTCGGATTATCTGCATCAACATATCGGAACAAATGATAAACGAAGCTATTGTCTTCTTAATTCATATCATGTCGCGACCCTTGATCATGATCAGGATTTGATCGTTCGGGAGACGATTCGCTTTATCGAACGCTCAAGCCGATTTTCAAAAGAAATAAGTTAA
- a CDS encoding thymidine kinase, protein MHVINQYGWIEVICGSMFSGKSEELIRRVRRAQYGKLPVQVFKPAIDDRYHEEHVVSHIGNSVVAIPMATSRDLYAAVAEETQIVGIDEVQFFDDEIVQVIEALAQDGKRVICAGLDQDFRAEPFGKMPELLARAEFVTKLQAICLSCGDPASRTQRLIDGKPANYDDPIILVGASESYEPRCRHCHEVPGKPKPLQSVQHQER, encoded by the coding sequence ATGCATGTAATAAATCAGTACGGCTGGATCGAAGTAATTTGTGGCAGTATGTTTTCCGGGAAATCGGAAGAATTGATTCGTCGTGTTAGACGGGCGCAATACGGTAAACTGCCTGTGCAAGTATTCAAGCCGGCAATCGACGACCGGTACCACGAAGAGCATGTCGTCTCTCACATCGGCAACTCCGTTGTAGCGATTCCAATGGCGACGAGTCGTGATCTCTACGCGGCAGTAGCAGAAGAGACACAAATCGTCGGTATCGATGAAGTTCAATTCTTTGATGATGAGATTGTACAAGTCATCGAAGCACTCGCGCAAGACGGAAAACGTGTCATTTGTGCAGGGCTTGATCAAGATTTCCGGGCAGAACCATTCGGAAAAATGCCTGAATTACTGGCGCGCGCAGAATTCGTAACGAAGCTACAGGCGATCTGTCTTTCGTGTGGTGATCCGGCTTCTCGGACACAACGGTTGATTGATGGAAAACCAGCAAACTATGATGACCCAATCATTCTAGTTGGTGCTTCAGAATCGTATGAGCCACGTTGCCGCCATTGCCATGAGGTGCCTGGAAAGCCGAAGCCACTTCAATCGGTACAACATCAAGAAAGATAA
- a CDS encoding DedA family protein produces MSPIHHLLHDILHQYGALGLSVLLAGGIVGLPVPDETLLVLSGFWMHQGNLPLFGTILAAYAGSCIGMTISYLLGLKLGMPVLHRVGPKMRISEKHILSAEAGFRRYGKSVLIIGYYIPGLRQLSAFFAGVSKMPFRVFASYAYTGALIWISVFLGAGYFVGRHLSFHKVVDYILVHPEVMPYLIGIAGGIAFSFVLKTYLAYRSQFSLYKNSLLP; encoded by the coding sequence GTGTCCCCGATTCATCATCTCTTACATGATATTCTGCACCAATATGGTGCCCTTGGTCTCTCCGTTCTTCTCGCAGGTGGTATCGTGGGATTGCCGGTTCCCGATGAGACCCTACTCGTTTTGTCCGGATTTTGGATGCATCAAGGTAATTTACCGCTGTTCGGTACGATTCTTGCCGCTTACGCAGGAAGTTGTATCGGTATGACAATCAGTTATTTACTCGGTTTAAAACTCGGTATGCCAGTACTGCACCGCGTCGGACCGAAAATGCGCATCTCAGAAAAACATATTCTTTCCGCTGAAGCTGGATTTCGACGTTACGGGAAATCCGTTTTGATTATCGGTTACTACATACCTGGTCTCCGTCAGCTCTCTGCCTTTTTTGCAGGTGTCTCGAAAATGCCGTTTCGCGTATTTGCGAGTTACGCATATACAGGTGCTTTAATCTGGATCAGCGTCTTCTTAGGCGCCGGTTATTTCGTCGGTCGTCATCTCTCGTTCCATAAAGTCGTCGATTATATTTTAGTACACCCAGAGGTCATGCCATACTTGATTGGTATTGCCGGCGGAATCGCCTTCTCGTTCGTCTTGAAGACATATCTCGCTTACCGTTCACAATTCAGTCTATACAAAAACAGCCTGCTTCCGTAA
- a CDS encoding type B 50S ribosomal protein L31, with amino-acid sequence MKQGIHPNYNKVVFMDSTTEYKFLSGSTRSSNETITWEDGNEYPLIRVDVSSDSHPFYTGRQKFNAADGRVDRFNKKYGRK; translated from the coding sequence ATGAAACAAGGAATTCACCCTAACTACAACAAAGTAGTATTTATGGATTCAACGACTGAGTACAAATTCTTAAGCGGTTCTACTCGTTCTTCGAACGAAACAATCACTTGGGAAGATGGCAACGAGTACCCACTCATCCGTGTGGATGTGTCTTCAGACTCGCACCCATTCTACACAGGTCGTCAAAAGTTCAACGCGGCAGATGGTCGTGTCGATCGCTTCAACAAAAAATACGGCCGCAAGTAA
- the rho gene encoding transcription termination factor Rho has translation MPTTDKKDKPERSYTLAQLSQLTLKELYEIAKTKNVPQYREARKRELMFKILKAQAESTGLYFLEGVLEVIPGNPQMQNDGGFGFLRPINYSQSSEDIYIAASQIRRFNLRNGDVVTGKVRPPKENERFQGLLSVEAVNGEAPDTARNRLFFPALTPIYPDRLMRLETEPRHLSVRVMDMIAPVGFGQRGLIVAPPKAGKTSLLKEIANSIQENHPDVELIILLIDERPEEVTDIERSVPGADVVSSTFDETPDNHVRISELVLERAMRLVEHKKDVVILMDSITRLTRAYNLTVPQSGRTLSGGIDPAAFHKPKRFFGAARNIEHGGSLTILATALVETGSRMDDVIYEEFKGTGNMELHLDRKLSERRIFPAIDIRKSGTRKEELLLPKEQLDALWTIRRTMNESNEFVDTFLRKIRDTKNNEEFFVELEKEKKKAVRRAPAKPRTVKKETPTEK, from the coding sequence ATGCCAACAACTGATAAAAAAGATAAACCAGAACGTTCCTATACACTGGCTCAATTGAGTCAACTAACATTAAAAGAACTGTATGAAATCGCAAAGACGAAGAATGTCCCACAATACCGGGAAGCCCGTAAACGCGAGTTGATGTTTAAGATTCTAAAAGCACAGGCTGAATCGACGGGTCTTTATTTCCTCGAAGGGGTACTCGAAGTCATCCCTGGCAACCCACAAATGCAAAACGATGGCGGCTTTGGCTTCCTTCGTCCTATCAATTATTCCCAATCCTCTGAAGATATCTATATCGCAGCATCTCAAATCCGACGCTTTAATCTACGTAATGGTGATGTCGTCACAGGTAAAGTCCGTCCACCGAAGGAAAACGAACGTTTCCAAGGATTGCTTAGCGTGGAAGCCGTTAACGGGGAAGCACCGGATACAGCCCGTAATCGTTTGTTCTTCCCGGCACTGACACCGATTTATCCAGATCGTTTGATGCGTCTTGAGACGGAGCCGCGTCATCTATCCGTTCGTGTCATGGATATGATCGCACCGGTCGGATTTGGTCAACGTGGTTTGATCGTCGCACCACCAAAAGCAGGGAAAACATCATTACTCAAAGAAATCGCCAACTCGATTCAAGAAAATCATCCTGATGTCGAACTGATCATTCTCTTGATTGATGAGCGACCTGAGGAAGTGACGGACATCGAGCGTTCGGTTCCAGGAGCAGACGTCGTCAGCTCGACGTTTGACGAAACACCAGACAATCACGTTCGGATTTCAGAACTCGTACTCGAGCGGGCGATGCGACTCGTCGAACATAAGAAAGATGTCGTCATCTTGATGGATTCAATCACACGTCTGACACGTGCGTACAACTTAACGGTGCCGCAAAGCGGACGAACGCTCTCCGGGGGGATTGACCCAGCTGCATTCCATAAACCAAAACGGTTCTTTGGTGCGGCGCGAAACATCGAGCACGGTGGTAGTTTAACGATTCTTGCAACAGCGCTCGTCGAGACGGGATCGCGCATGGATGACGTCATCTATGAGGAATTCAAAGGGACGGGGAACATGGAACTGCATCTCGACCGTAAGCTATCAGAACGTCGAATCTTCCCAGCGATCGACATTCGCAAATCGGGTACGCGGAAGGAAGAACTGTTGCTTCCAAAAGAGCAGCTTGATGCGCTCTGGACGATTCGCCGGACGATGAACGAGTCGAACGAGTTCGTCGATACGTTCCTGCGTAAGATTCGTGATACGAAAAATAATGAAGAATTTTTCGTCGAACTGGAGAAAGAAAAGAAGAAAGCAGTCCGACGCGCACCAGCAAAACCGCGTACCGTCAAGAAGGAAACACCGACGGAAAAATAA